In Populus nigra chromosome 1, ddPopNigr1.1, whole genome shotgun sequence, one genomic interval encodes:
- the LOC133705380 gene encoding uncharacterized protein LOC133705380, producing MVIACVTRNPDIMKIQGRIADQLGLTFNEESEWGRAGRLRERLKQEKKILLVLDDLRKRLGLEAIASGLKEDGAWELFKKTAGGDVESPDMRDHRFICAKMRIIFPTTLI from the exons ATGGTTATTGCCTGTGTAACTCGAAACCCAGACATCATGAAAATTCAAGGGCGAATTGCAGACCAGCTTGGCCTAACATTCAACGAGGAAAGTGAATGGGGAAGAGCAGGTCGATTGCGTGAGAGGTTGAAGCAAGAGAAGAAGATTCTTCTCGTCCTAGATGATCTACGGAAGAGACTTGGTTTAGAAGCAATTG CTAGTGGTTTAAAGGAAGATGGAGCTTGGGAGTTGTTCAAGAAAACAGCAGGTGGTGATGTTGAAAGCCCAGATATGCGTGATCACCGTTTCATCTGTGCTAAAATGAGAATTATTTTTCCAACTACGCTAATTTAG